From a single Chiloscyllium plagiosum isolate BGI_BamShark_2017 chromosome 27, ASM401019v2, whole genome shotgun sequence genomic region:
- the c19h1orf109 gene encoding uncharacterized protein C1orf109 homolog — MAQKQALLAVHQVLEKCFHVIEKQQNLWESALKECIPIMSSLSNLAEQLQACNKVMFMNTPFREFPDLQNRLKYKLTQAITINLETLGEKMSVMKKVRDTATNQVTMCFQMYEKHADTIGLPAVLERSCLCPSVADMLEWLQDVQRFYRRQYLSRMLLLKNISPANLANLQAFPQSWSSVSEQMDQDLVTDTLLKVTYFMETCHSSKKGSSPELSQV, encoded by the exons ATGGCTCAGAAACAAGCCTTGCTGGCTGTTCATCAAGTCCTGGAGAAATGTTTCCATGTTATTGAGAAGCAACAGAATTTGTGGGAAAGTGCACTGAAGGAATGTATCCCAATCATGAGTTCGCTGAGTAACTTGGCAGAGCAACTGCAAGCATGCAACAAAGTTATGTTTATGAATACTCCCTTTCGAGAGTTCCCTGATCTACAAAACCGTCTGAAATACAAACTCACCCAGGCTATCACAATCAACTTGGAAACCCTTGGTGAGAAAAT GAGTGTAATGAAAAAGGTACGGGACACAGCCACTAATCAAGTGACAATGTGCTTCCAAATGTACGAGAAACATGCTGATACCATTGGGTTGCCTGCAGTTCTTGAGCGTTCATGCCTCTGTCCATCTGTAGCAGATATGTTGGAGTGGCTTCAGGATGTCCAGCGGTTTTACAGAAGGCA ATATCTATCCAGGATGCTCTTACTTAAAAATATCAGCCCTGCTAATCTAGCAAATCTTCAGGCTTTCCCTCAATCTTGGAGCAGTGTCTCAGAGCAGATGGATCAGGACTTGGTTACAG ATACTTTACTCAAAGTAACATACTTCATGGAAACTTGCCACAGCTCCAAGAAAGGCTCCTCACCAGAACTGTCACAAGTCTGA